In a genomic window of Xylophilus rhododendri:
- a CDS encoding DUF2905 domain-containing protein, whose protein sequence is MIRLYLVIFLVLILISWAAPWLGRFGLGRLPGDLRWRWRGREWNLPVTSTILAGMVAAAIAKLL, encoded by the coding sequence ATGATCCGCCTCTACCTCGTCATTTTCCTGGTGCTGATCCTGATCAGCTGGGCCGCGCCCTGGCTGGGCCGCTTCGGCCTGGGGCGCCTGCCGGGCGACCTGCGCTGGCGCTGGCGCGGACGGGAATGGAACCTGCCGGTGACCAGCACCATCCTGGCCGGCATGGTCGCCGCGGCCATCGCCAAGCTGCTGTAG
- a CDS encoding antitoxin MazE-like protein: protein MNHPHSESQDAVARHRESRRAAGLKLKQVWVPDTRSALFAEELERQCRAVGDDGLAFAEAAAQALDGWK, encoded by the coding sequence ATGAATCACCCCCACTCCGAATCACAGGACGCCGTCGCACGCCATCGCGAATCCCGGCGTGCGGCGGGTCTCAAGCTCAAGCAGGTCTGGGTACCAGATACCCGCAGCGCGCTGTTTGCCGAGGAACTGGAACGTCAATGCCGGGCCGTCGGCGACGATGGCCTGGCATTCGCCGAAGCAGCCGCTCAGGCCTTGGACGGCTGGAAGTAA
- a CDS encoding type II toxin-antitoxin system PemK/MazF family toxin, producing MAEVKRGDVVAVSLQGDFGKPRPALVVQADGLAGLGSVVVCPLTSDLRDAPLFRVTVEPDRANGLKSLSQVMVDKISTLPRDKLGEAFGSLNADRMRAVERAMFVVLGLA from the coding sequence ATGGCCGAAGTCAAACGCGGCGACGTCGTCGCCGTGTCGCTGCAGGGCGACTTCGGCAAGCCGAGGCCTGCCCTGGTGGTGCAGGCCGATGGTCTGGCCGGACTCGGCAGCGTCGTGGTGTGCCCACTGACGAGCGACCTCCGCGACGCCCCGTTGTTCCGCGTCACCGTGGAGCCGGACCGCGCCAACGGCCTGAAATCGCTTTCGCAGGTGATGGTGGACAAGATCTCCACCCTGCCCCGCGACAAGCTGGGCGAGGCATTCGGCAGCCTGAATGCCGACCGCATGCGTGCCGTGGAGCGCGCGATGTTCGTAGTGCTCGGCCTGGCCTGA
- a CDS encoding ROK family protein — protein sequence MRVCVDIGGTKVAVSLSPPGSRELIHRRSQPTAKQGRPDAVARQILQMVDEACAEAGIDPALLERVGVSSAGPFVLKDGMIELATPNICGGMAGPARKLPNDWKTVPIEAPLRQRFAHVRVENDCVAALEAERRWGALQGIADCAYVTWSTGIGMGLCVDGRALRGKNGNAGHGGHTFVSDDDHHALCGCGNHGDLESLVAGNAIGRRFADRGFDGAESLLQAAREGHADAIGIVDALCRTMGRGLYNIVALLDLQRISLGGSVFWHHRDLLLPKLQAYVAGHLPALTAGVELVPAGLAEKVGDYAALALIDD from the coding sequence ATGCGTGTTTGCGTCGACATCGGAGGCACCAAAGTCGCGGTCAGCCTTTCCCCGCCCGGCAGCCGCGAGCTCATCCACCGGCGCAGCCAGCCGACGGCCAAGCAGGGCCGGCCGGATGCGGTGGCGCGGCAGATCCTGCAGATGGTGGACGAGGCCTGCGCCGAGGCCGGCATCGATCCGGCGCTGCTGGAGCGCGTGGGGGTGTCCTCGGCCGGGCCCTTCGTGCTGAAGGACGGCATGATCGAACTGGCCACGCCCAATATCTGCGGCGGCATGGCCGGCCCCGCCCGCAAGCTGCCCAACGACTGGAAGACCGTGCCCATCGAGGCCCCGCTGCGCCAGCGCTTCGCCCATGTGCGGGTGGAGAACGACTGCGTCGCCGCGCTGGAGGCCGAACGCCGCTGGGGCGCGCTGCAGGGTATCGCGGACTGCGCCTACGTCACCTGGAGCACCGGCATCGGCATGGGCCTGTGCGTGGACGGGCGGGCGCTGCGCGGCAAGAACGGCAATGCCGGCCACGGCGGCCACACCTTCGTCAGCGACGACGACCACCATGCGCTGTGCGGCTGCGGCAACCATGGCGACCTGGAATCGCTGGTGGCGGGCAATGCCATCGGCCGGCGTTTCGCGGACCGCGGCTTCGACGGCGCGGAGTCCCTGCTGCAGGCCGCGCGCGAGGGCCATGCCGATGCCATCGGCATCGTCGATGCGCTGTGCCGCACCATGGGCCGCGGCCTCTACAACATCGTCGCGCTGCTCGACCTGCAGCGCATCAGCCTGGGCGGCAGCGTCTTCTGGCACCACCGCGACCTGCTGCTGCCCAAGCTGCAGGCCTATGTGGCGGGCCACCTGCCCGCGCTGACGGCGGGCGTGGAACTGGTGCCCGCCGGGCTGGCCGAGAAGGTCGGCGACTACGCGGCCCTGGCCCTGATCGACGACTGA
- a CDS encoding AEC family transporter — MSSVFAVTFPFFALVLIGYLAARRGMLSITAIPDLNSFVLYFALPCMLFRFGAGAPLAQLLDPRTAAVYLGAGILMVALALLYARRGGWNWNDAAFGALVTAFPNTGFMGVPLIVALLSQAAAGPVVQVMAIDMVITSSACIALSRLDGAGAHGMAMALRQALRGMLVNPLPWSVLLGGLASAAGLRLPQPVDQTLALLGNAAPPVALFTIGAVLARSQMGHDTAVGWTAYVPLAIAKLVLHPLLVLGGAALAAALGVPLPPVARAAIVLVAALPAASNVAVLAERFGAHNGRIARIIMVSTVFAFLSFSAAVAWVGP, encoded by the coding sequence GTGTCATCCGTCTTCGCCGTCACCTTTCCCTTCTTCGCCCTGGTGCTGATCGGCTATCTCGCCGCCCGGCGCGGCATGCTCTCCATCACCGCGATTCCCGACCTGAACAGCTTCGTGCTGTATTTCGCCCTGCCCTGCATGCTGTTCCGCTTCGGCGCGGGCGCGCCGCTGGCCCAGCTGCTGGATCCGCGCACCGCCGCGGTCTACCTTGGCGCCGGCATCCTGATGGTGGCGCTGGCCCTGCTCTACGCCCGGCGCGGCGGCTGGAACTGGAACGACGCGGCCTTCGGCGCCCTGGTCACCGCCTTTCCCAACACCGGCTTCATGGGCGTGCCGCTGATCGTGGCCCTGCTCTCGCAGGCCGCGGCCGGCCCGGTGGTGCAGGTGATGGCGATCGACATGGTGATCACCAGCTCGGCCTGCATCGCCCTGTCCCGCCTGGACGGCGCGGGCGCGCACGGCATGGCCATGGCGCTGCGCCAGGCGCTGCGCGGCATGCTGGTCAACCCGCTGCCCTGGTCGGTGCTGCTGGGCGGGCTGGCCTCGGCAGCCGGCCTGCGCCTGCCGCAGCCGGTGGACCAGACCCTGGCCCTGCTCGGCAACGCGGCGCCGCCGGTGGCCCTCTTCACCATCGGCGCGGTGCTGGCGCGTTCGCAGATGGGCCACGACACCGCCGTCGGCTGGACAGCCTATGTGCCGCTGGCCATCGCCAAGCTGGTGCTGCATCCGCTGCTGGTGCTGGGCGGCGCCGCGCTGGCCGCGGCCCTCGGCGTGCCACTGCCGCCGGTGGCGCGGGCGGCGATCGTGCTGGTGGCCGCCCTGCCGGCGGCCAGCAACGTGGCGGTGCTGGCAGAACGCTTCGGCGCGCACAACGGGCGCATCGCACGGATCATCATGGTCTCGACCGTCTTCGCGTTCCTGAGCTTTTCCGCGGCCGTGGCCTGGGTCGGACCGTAG
- a CDS encoding class I SAM-dependent methyltransferase: protein MAVFCSLTASSAGASAQPPEPSDALARLIAGEIAGAGGWIGFDRFMALALYAPGAGYYTRDAAQFGRMPDAAGGGGDFVTGPELSPLFGRALAVQVADALEASGTDEVWEFGAGTGALARELLGALGERVSRYTIVDLSGTLRARQQQTLAAFGERVRWADSLPERIEGVVVGNEVLDAMPVQLLARKQGEWFERGVCLGEAGAFAWSDRPTALRPPVDIPGPHDYLTEIHPQGRGFVATLGDRLARGAAFLIDYGFPEAEYYHPQRHMGTVMCHRAHRADSDPLADVGDKDITAHVDFTGVALAAQDAGLELLGYTSQGHFLYNCGLGAMLEALPQAQRNLPLLLVNEHEMGELFKVIALGRELPPEWMPVGFAHGDRSHRL from the coding sequence ATGGCAGTCTTTTGCAGTTTAACGGCCTCGTCGGCCGGCGCTTCGGCGCAGCCCCCGGAGCCTTCGGATGCCCTGGCGCGCCTCATCGCCGGAGAGATCGCGGGTGCCGGCGGCTGGATCGGCTTCGATCGTTTCATGGCCCTGGCGCTGTATGCGCCGGGCGCCGGCTACTACACCCGCGATGCGGCGCAGTTCGGCCGCATGCCGGATGCAGCGGGCGGCGGCGGCGATTTCGTCACCGGGCCGGAACTCTCGCCGCTGTTCGGCCGCGCCCTGGCGGTGCAGGTGGCCGATGCGCTGGAGGCCTCGGGCACCGACGAGGTCTGGGAGTTCGGCGCCGGCACCGGCGCCCTGGCGCGGGAGCTGCTGGGGGCGCTGGGCGAGCGGGTGTCGCGCTACACCATCGTCGATCTCTCCGGCACCCTGCGCGCGCGCCAGCAGCAGACCCTGGCGGCATTCGGCGAGCGGGTGCGCTGGGCCGACAGCCTGCCGGAACGCATCGAGGGCGTGGTGGTCGGCAACGAGGTGCTGGATGCGATGCCGGTGCAGCTGCTGGCGCGCAAGCAGGGCGAGTGGTTCGAGCGCGGCGTCTGCCTGGGCGAGGCCGGCGCCTTCGCCTGGAGCGACCGGCCGACGGCGCTGCGCCCGCCGGTCGATATCCCCGGCCCGCACGACTACCTCACCGAGATCCATCCCCAGGGCCGCGGCTTCGTCGCCACCCTGGGCGACCGGCTGGCGCGCGGCGCGGCCTTCCTGATCGACTACGGTTTCCCTGAAGCCGAGTACTACCACCCGCAGCGCCACATGGGCACGGTGATGTGCCACCGCGCGCACCGCGCCGACAGCGATCCGCTGGCCGACGTGGGCGACAAGGACATCACCGCCCATGTCGACTTCACCGGCGTGGCCCTGGCCGCGCAGGACGCCGGCCTGGAGCTGCTGGGCTACACCAGCCAGGGCCATTTCCTCTACAACTGCGGCCTGGGCGCGATGCTGGAAGCCTTGCCGCAGGCGCAGCGCAACCTGCCGCTGCTGCTGGTCAACGAGCACGAGATGGGCGAGCTGTTCAAGGTGATCGCCCTGGGCCGAGAGCTGCCGCCCGAATGGATGCCGGTGGGCTTCGCCCATGGCGACCGCAGCCACCGCCTCTAG
- a CDS encoding BON domain-containing protein — protein sequence MTSITIPSSFSRLRLPATALAGLALLTALNGCVPLVVGGAAVAGTGMVVTDRRTAGTQLEDESIEQRSGSAVRTNFGDRVHVNVTSYNRQVLLTGEVPTAQDKERVEQYVSRVENVRGVVNALDVAPASSFSQRSQDSLITAKVKASFVDAKDIYSNAFKVSTERGVVYLMGRVSKREADRTAEIARGVSGVSKVVRVYELISEQELAELGRQQAPAASTATPAPAPVAAPAPAPAAAPQGGAVVTPVR from the coding sequence ATGACCTCCATCACCATCCCCTCCTCCTTCTCCCGCCTGCGCCTGCCCGCCACGGCGCTCGCCGGCCTGGCCCTGCTGACGGCCCTCAACGGCTGCGTGCCCCTGGTCGTCGGCGGCGCGGCCGTGGCCGGCACCGGCATGGTGGTGACCGACCGCCGCACCGCCGGCACCCAGCTGGAGGACGAATCGATCGAACAGCGCTCCGGCAGCGCGGTGCGCACCAATTTCGGCGACCGGGTGCATGTGAACGTCACCAGCTACAACCGCCAGGTGCTGCTGACCGGCGAGGTGCCGACCGCCCAGGACAAGGAACGGGTGGAGCAATACGTCTCCCGCGTGGAGAACGTGCGCGGCGTGGTCAACGCCCTGGACGTGGCGCCGGCCAGCAGCTTCAGCCAGCGCTCGCAGGATTCGCTGATCACCGCCAAGGTCAAGGCCAGCTTCGTCGACGCCAAGGACATCTATTCCAACGCCTTCAAGGTGAGCACCGAGCGCGGCGTGGTCTACCTGATGGGCCGGGTGAGCAAGCGCGAAGCCGACCGCACGGCGGAGATCGCCCGCGGGGTGTCGGGCGTGAGCAAGGTGGTGCGGGTCTACGAACTGATCAGCGAGCAGGAGCTGGCCGAGCTCGGCCGGCAGCAGGCGCCGGCGGCCAGCACGGCCACGCCGGCACCTGCGCCGGTCGCGGCTCCCGCGCCTGCACCGGCGGCGGCGCCGCAGGGTGGCGCGGTCGTCACGCCGGTACGCTGA
- a CDS encoding SIS domain-containing protein, with product MLEHRIQQQFIDSADLNYQASEALSVPIALAVQAVVACITGGGKTLACGNGASAALAQTLGAHFVGGFERERPELAAITLTLDGALLCPAGLEPDTAAVFARQVRALGHAGDVLVALSAGGNCANVMSAIAAAHEREMTVVALTGRHGGRIAGMLRETDVHVAVPHDRLARVHEVHLLTLHCICDGVDAQLLGEREP from the coding sequence ATGCTAGAACACCGCATCCAGCAGCAATTCATCGACAGCGCCGACCTGAACTACCAGGCTTCCGAAGCCCTGAGTGTGCCCATCGCCCTGGCGGTGCAGGCGGTGGTCGCCTGCATCACCGGCGGCGGCAAGACCCTGGCCTGCGGCAACGGCGCCTCGGCGGCGCTGGCGCAGACGCTGGGCGCCCACTTCGTCGGCGGCTTCGAACGCGAGCGCCCGGAACTCGCCGCCATCACCCTCACGCTGGACGGCGCGCTGCTCTGCCCCGCCGGCCTGGAACCCGACACCGCCGCGGTCTTCGCCCGCCAGGTGCGTGCGCTCGGCCATGCCGGCGACGTGCTGGTGGCCCTCTCGGCCGGCGGCAACTGCGCCAATGTGATGAGCGCCATCGCCGCGGCCCACGAGCGCGAGATGACGGTGGTCGCCCTCACCGGCCGCCACGGCGGCCGCATCGCCGGCATGCTGCGCGAGACCGATGTGCATGTGGCCGTGCCGCACGACCGGCTGGCGCGTGTGCACGAGGTCCACCTGCTCACCCTTCACTGCATCTGCGATGGCGTGGATGCGCAACTCCTCGGCGAACGCGAGCCCTGA
- a CDS encoding dihydroneopterin aldolase, with protein sequence MSQSHGRQILTLSGLRFDASLGILDHEKTAPQPIRVDAELNLGPQNLLPHDDDILHVLDYRKVRRIIIDECTAEHVNLLESLIGKLALRLLQLPGVLGVRVKIAKLEIFDDCEVAIRVETGLW encoded by the coding sequence ATGTCCCAATCCCACGGCCGGCAGATCCTGACGCTCAGCGGCCTGCGCTTCGATGCCAGCCTGGGCATCCTGGACCACGAGAAGACCGCGCCGCAGCCGATCCGCGTCGATGCCGAGCTCAACCTCGGCCCGCAGAACCTGCTGCCGCACGACGACGACATCCTGCATGTGTTGGACTACCGCAAGGTGCGCCGCATCATCATCGACGAGTGCACCGCCGAGCATGTGAACCTGCTGGAGAGCCTGATCGGCAAGCTGGCCCTGCGCCTGCTGCAGCTGCCCGGCGTGCTGGGCGTGCGGGTGAAGATCGCCAAGCTGGAGATCTTCGATGACTGCGAGGTGGCGATACGGGTGGAGACGGGGCTCTGGTGA